In the genome of Cyclopterus lumpus isolate fCycLum1 chromosome 19, fCycLum1.pri, whole genome shotgun sequence, one region contains:
- the aatkb gene encoding serine/threonine-protein kinase LMTK1: MKMLVLLVTTSSVVFSPGFALSSHFSSDGAPLSELSWSSSLAVVAISLSGLFTFVFLMLACLCCKKSKTGFKEFRNVDGEEYRADASASASPASRTGSPDVYILPLTEVSLPVARQPARSAQLLKPTDLGRHSLLYLKEIGNGWFGKVLLGEVESGLNTTQVVVKELRASSSVPDQMHFLKEAQPFRALQHPALLQCLVQCTEVAPFLLVMEFCPLGDVKGYLRSCRASETMTPEPLVLQRMACDIASGLLHMHKHNFAHSDLALRNCLLSADVSVKIGDYGLAQNKYKDDYYVTSDQMSVPLRWIAPELVDEVHGNLLVADQTQQSNMWSLGVTIWELFELGNQPYRHYSDRQVLSYAVREQQLRLPKPLLKVPLAERWYEVMQFCWLQPEQRPNAEEVHLLLSYLCAKGASEAEEDFERRWNSLRPNTVFNSHRCASAMSRDHPSITSSSFPLLEQFSAGDGYHSESGDDILTVTETSHGLNFEYKWEQARADQSCRALDSSGALVQVNHHPQEAFYPPGGIVGGCPMESLSHGLSPSYYQSKHLHAPGILPVLSAHSPSISSEYYIRIEEPVDCNIDLDYTMCSYSPDYQGSSGSFLTGSADSGECMGCPLQTEDTGPFWTADIHKSDMYDSDDSSPAISLTMEPLLGQVLDDSPLRPWESSHYVSYKDRDGGYYYEHSPPLGIDHYLIGRQFSSERHQESWGSRSLRQALGELERSPAVNSASQQAHRDAYMDTSQTSVIGKNVTGGYYDMMGSLRKTMPSHNRRNSHSVSIDMETEGALFIGHRDSDTEEEEEEDIFVERHTCNTWPSKHRHSSAGHHRRTSHSYRQDAYVDFHYTMPSTDIEDSWPEEHSLAFHSLTKPVDYLEPHQAKDNSACLSLSKHPATVPSDNCNAYIYLCHEAETPVPASGECCHSLFVDPLTGLLVRNNSYSHSYSHSSYVSDKAIDMQSNDEMINLSPAPGGPVVAKPSLMKTEDSREQYVDLTTDEALFKEKREDAIKENPIMQKPTEPKIEEVTLTTTATTPPPDDNMHVMVALTDPQSELSHTGDSGVDHGGSSVSLADLLDCSDDYDDITDDITDVTSGIFVDESSELNASPAFKSLQKQVGTPDSMDSMDLPSGSCEGFSPASFHPSSSPKAMDSGYDTENNESPEFAPKEPHEAREQPLGNPTLHTKMDEDKELEEQEVEREAEPSLEEDLSSGASQSGDHGLLPLSDKTPYRDSAYFSDYENERQSRDEGEELSELVRDEENLEEEPHIGERKGEKRKNEEEEELNDAAVNKDLKLDMKHVSTGGTDSSSPLEIDAYVTGECDQDEVLGLHVEPSDSASGAEGGLDEWPSQEENSSLGDWAAEVVGAMEEALGALNGDCSSNIREEEEEAEDSVLDLETEETIQNRPSGTSGEILHTLPKDEVALQHTASTRRFSSSSPPPPAAPPLASDGRGSPANREEADEEDGDTDDSDESDEELRIYSVQEQSGGEESEDECHPVPIVVSDGSEDHELRSLLKVPTRLTAENLEEALERKKKTVSFFDDVTVYLFDQESPTKELAEQDFPLGAEGQSSRCKSQERLNASDDSSDGNVSEESAGYEWEDDFPLLPLPTSSVAPPPRSAPDAPDLEPATPSSRFTVSPSSVSRFSITHISDSDVDSAGGSGEDGDKE; this comes from the exons CCCAACTCCTGAAGCCCACGGACCTGGGCCGCCACAGCCTGCTCTACCTGAAGGAGATCGGGAATGGCTGGTTCGGGAAG GTTCTGCTGGGGGAGGTGGAGTCGGGCCTGAACACCACCCAGGTGGTGGTGAAGGAGCTCAGAGCCAGCAGCAGCGTGCCGGACCAGATGCACTTCCTGAAGGAGGCGCAGCCGTTCCg cgcCCTGCAGCACCCTGCTCTGCTGCAGTGTTTGGTCCAGTGCACCGAGGTCGCTCCCTTCCTGCTGGTGATGGAGTTTTGTCCACTG GGGGATGTGAAGGGCTACCTCCGAAGCTGCAGAGCCTCAGAGACCATGACCCCGGAGCCCTTGGTTCTCCAACGGATGGCCTGCGACATCGCCTCGGGACTCttgcacatgcacaaacacaacttTGCGCACAG TGACCTGGCTTTGAGGAACTGCTTGTTGTCGGCCGATGTCTCAGTGAAGATTGGAGATTACGGCCTGGCCCAGAACAAGTACAAG GATGATTATTACGTGACGTCCGATCAGATGAGCGTGCCGCTGCGCTGGATCGCTCCAGAGCTGGTGGACGAGGTGCACGGAAACCTGCTGGTGGCTGACCAGACCCAGCAAAGCAACATGtg GTCTCTGGGCGTCACCATCTGGGAGTTGTTTGAGTTGGGCAACCAGCCCTACAGGCACTACTCCGACAGACAAGTGCTGAGCTACGCCGTGAGGGAGCAGCAGCTGCGACTGCCCAAGCCGCTGCTCAAAGTGCCGCTGGCGGAGCGCTG GTACGAGGTGATGCAGTTTTGCTGGCTCCAGCCTGAGCAGAGGCCCAATGCAGAGGAAGTCCACTTGCTCCTCAGCTACCTGTGTGCCAAGGGGGCCAGCGAGGCCGAGGAGGACTTTGAGAGGCGATGGAACTCCCTGCGTCCCAATACTGTATTCAACAGCCACCGCTGCGCCTCGGCAATGTCCCGAGACCACCCCTcaatcacctcctcctcttttcccctcctcGAGCAATTTTCAGCCGGTGATGGCTACCACTCGGAGTCCGGGGATGACATTCTTACGGTCACAGAGACCAGCCATGGCCTGAACTTTGAGTACAAGTGGGAGCAAGCCAGAGCAGACCAGTCGTGCAGAGCTCTGGACTCCTCCGGTGCCCTGGTTCAGGTCAACCATCATCCCCAGGAAGCGTTTTACCCCCCTGGGGGCATCGTGGGAGGCTGCCCCATGGAGAGTCTCAGCCACGGACTTTCTCCTTCTTACTACCAATCAAAACATCTCCATGCTCCAGGCATACTTCCCGTCCTCAGTGCCCACAGCCCCTCGATAAGCAGTGAATACTACATCCGCATCGAAGAACCAGTGGACTGTAACATTGATCTGGACTACACCATGTGCTCCTACAGCCCAGACTACCAAGGCAGCAGTGGGAGCTTTCTGACTGGGAGTGCTGACTCAGGCGAGTGCATGGGCTGCCCGTTGCAGACCGAGGACACGGGTCCCTTTTGGACAGCAGACATCCATAAGTCAGATATGTACGACTCGGACGACTCAAGTCCTGCTATCTCCCTGACAATGGAGCCCCTCTTAGGGCAAGTGTTGGACGATAGCCCACTACGGCCCTGGGAGTCCAGTCACTATGTGTCCTATAAAGACAGAGACGGAGGTTACTACTACGAGCACTCGCCCCCTTTGGGAATAGATCACTATCTGATCGGACGCCAGTTCTCCAGTGAGCGTCATCAGGAGAGCTGGGGGTCCAGGAGCTTGCGTCAGGCCCTGGGTGAGTTGGAGAGATCTCCCGCCGTGAACAGTGCATCTCAACAGGCCCACAGAGACGCATACATGGACACGAGTCAGACCTCCGTCATAGGAAAGAACGTGACGGGGGGCTACTACGACATGATGGGCTCCCTGAGGAAGACCATGCCCAGCCACAACAGGCGTAACAGCCACTCGGTCAGTATTGACATGGAGACGGAGGGGGCACTGTTCATCGGGCACAGAGACAgcgacacagaggaagaggaagaagaggacataTTTGTTGAGAGACACACCTGCAACACTTGGCCTTCGAAACACCGCCACAGCAGCGCGGGTCACCACAGACGCACTAGCCACAGCTACAGACAGGACGCTTACGTGGACTTCCACTACACAATGCCAAGTACAGACATTGAAGACTCCTGGCCAGAGGAGCATAGCCTGGCCTTCCACTCTCTTACCAAACCTGTGGACTATCTCGAGCCCCACCAGGCCAAAGACAACAGTGCCTGCCTTAGTCTGAGCAAACATCCTGCCACGGTGCCCTCGGACAACTGCAACGCCTACATCTACCTGTGCCATGAGGCCGAGACTCCGGTGCCGGCGTCTGGAGAGTGCTGCCACTCGCTCTTTGTCGACCCGCTCACAGGCTTGCTGGTCAGAAACAACAGCTACAGCCACAGCTACAGTCACAGCAGCTACGTCAGCGACAAGGCCATTGACATGCAAAGCAATGACGAGATGATCAATCTGTCGCCGGCTCCGGGCGGCCCCGTTGTGGCCAAGCCTTCCTTGATGAAGACCGAGGACAGTAGAGAGCAGTATGTAGACCTGACAACTGATGAAGCGCTCTtcaaagagaagagggaggatgCAATCAAAGAAAATCCAATCATGCAAAAGCCGACGGAGCCTAAAATAGAAGAGGTGACCCTGACAACGACTGCAACCACTCCGCCTCCCGATGACAACATGCACGTGATGGTCGCGCTCACAGATCCGCAGTCCGAGTTGAGTCACACTGGCGACAGCGGTGTGGACCACGGGGGCTCCAGCGTGAGCCTCGCCGACCTCCTCGACTGCAGTGACGACTACGACGACATCACGGACGACATCACGGACGTCACCTCGGGCATCTTTGTGGACGAGTCCAGCGAGCTGAACGCCTCTCCTGCCTTCAAGTCGCTGCAGAAGCAGGTGGGAACTCCTGATTCCATGGATTCCATGGATCTGCCATCTGGGTCTTGTGAAGGCTTCAGCCCCGCGTCCTTCCACCCGTCCAGCTCCCCTAAAGCTATGGACAGTGGCTACGACACGGAAAACAATGAGAGCCCCGAGTTTGCACCCAAAGAGCCTCATGAAGCCCGTGAACAACCTCTTGGAAATCCTACCCTTCATACGAAAATGGATGAGgacaaggagctggaggagcaggaagtggagagagaggcagaaccATCATTGGAAGAAGATTTGTCCTCAGGAGCCTCCCAGTCCGGCGACCATGGCCTCTTACCGCTCAGCGATAAGACTCCATACAGAGACTCGGCCTACTTTTCAGACTATGAGAATGAAAGGCAGTCCAGGGATGAAGGGGAAGAACTGTCAGAGCTTGTGAGAGATGAAGAAAATCTTGAAGAGGAACCACACATTGGGGAGAGGAAGGGCGAGAAAAggaagaatgaggaggaggaagagctgaaCGATGCTGCAGTGAACAAAGACCTTAAACTTGACATGAAACACGTGTCGACAGGAGGAACCGACTCGTCCTCTCCACTGGAGATTGATGCATATGTGACCGGAGAGTGTGACCAGGATGAGGTGCTGGGGCTACATGTGGAGCCCTCTGACAGCGCTTCAGGGGCAGAGGGCGGGCTGGATGAATGGCCCTCTCAGGAAGAGAACTCGTCCCTCGGAGACTGGGCGGCAGAGGTGGTGGGGGCCATGGAAGAAGCCCTCGGCGCCCTGAATGGAGACTGCTCCTCCAACAttagggaagaggaggaagaagcagaGGACTCTGTTCTAGATTTAGAAACAGAAGAGACGATTCAAAACAGACCTTCGGGGACATCCGGTGAAATCCTGCACACTTTACCCAAAGATGAGGTGGCCTTGCAGCACACGGCGAGCACCAGGCGgttttcttcatcctctcctcctcctccagccgccCCTCCCCTGGCGTCAGATGGCCGAGGGTCTCCGGCTAACCGGGAAGAGGCGGACGAGGAGGACGGCGACACCGACGACAGCGACGAGTCGGACGAGGAGCTGCGGATCTACAGCGTGCAGGAGCAGAGCGGTGGCGAGGAGAGCGAGGACGAGTGCCACCCGGTGCCCATCGTGGTGAGCGACGGCAGCGAAGACCACGAGCTGCGCAGCCTCCTCAAGGTGCCGACCCGCCTCACAGCGGAGAACCTGGAGGAGGCGCTGGAACGCAAGAAGAAGACGGTGTCTTTTTTTGACGACGTCACCGTCTACTTGTTCGATCAG GAAAGCCCGACTAAGGAGCTGGCGGAGCAGGACTTCCCTCTCGGAGCGGAGGGTCAGAGTTCACGGTGCAAATCCCAAGAAAGGCTCAACGCCTCAGATGACTCCTCAGATGGGAACGTCTCAGAGGAGA GCGCAGGATACGAGTGGGAGGACGACTTCCCCCTGCTCCCTCTGCCCACCTCCTCCGTGGCCCCTCCCCCCCGCTCCGCCCCCGACGCGCCGGACCTCGAACCGGCCACGCCCTCCTCCCGCTTCACCGTCTCCCCCTCCAGCGTGTCCCGCTTCTCCATCACTCACATCTCCGACTCGGACGTGGACTCCGCTGGAG GAAGCGGCGAGGACGGCGACAAAGAATAA